The window GCCCCTTGAGGACCTCCGGACCGCCGAGCGTCCGCTCCAGTACGGACTCCTCGATCACGTAACCAACATACGGCGGTGGGTTGCGTACAAGCACCGTCTGCCGTTCCAGCCGAGCGGCCACGTGCTGCTCGATCTCTTCCTCGCTGTACGCCGGAACGCGCGCCTCGTACAGGGCCCGCGCGTACGGCTCCGATTGCAGCAGCCCGGGGAACAGCATCGTTTCGTACGCACTGATCACCCGCGCCTGCCTCTCTCGCCGTACCCAGTCGACGAACCGCGGCGGATACTTCTCCTCCTCGATCACCTCGATACACGCAACGAGCACCCCCCGCGCGCCCATCGCCTCGTCCGCCTCCCTCAGGAACTCAATCGGCGGGATGCGCTCGGCCCGCTCGTACGACCCGTAAGTCGACTCGGCGACGTGCACCAGGTCGGCGGCCTCCTTCTGGATCAACCCCAGCCGAGCCCGATGAATCCGCAGGAGCTCTCCCACGAGCCGTCGCCC of the Streptomyces sp. NBC_00287 genome contains:
- a CDS encoding helix-turn-helix domain-containing protein; translated protein: MGELLRIHRARLGLIQKEAADLVHVAESTYGSYERAERIPPIEFLREADEAMGARGVLVACIEVIEEEKYPPRFVDWVRRERQARVISAYETMLFPGLLQSEPYARALYEARVPAYSEEEIEQHVAARLERQTVLVRNPPPYVGYVIEESVLERTLGGPEVLKGQLLHVLECIRKMKQLTVQVMPSDRHTHAGLMGPMQLMSTEEGRNLVYVEAQGGGKLIHKPDEVTELFHLFGILRAQALTPWESAELIERKAAQL